The Glycine soja cultivar W05 chromosome 8, ASM419377v2, whole genome shotgun sequence genome has a window encoding:
- the LOC114422690 gene encoding zinc finger RNA-binding protein-like encodes MEYSNWAESLQTETPLPSFPQPSSSYPPTYYPSYPQNPNPSSSSSSSLPINPPGVDPQTPLNPISYAAHEPVPALIYAQRLVGDNSSSGYCLDQNWAARDAVRQFGTDPTLYAPGISLPSNGSEQLAMANPSSSLWWTNTTTLPHVNGILKKNQKKAKTKIVQPAFCEVCKIECTSKDVLDQHKLGKKHKKNVEKLRESLTPTQVQPSVSSKPLIGPQLPDDKSKSTSGNKSKRKKVETAEDLEKKKMKVLEGGAAASAVKICAICNVVCNSETVYNYHLAGQKHAAMLKKASGHMQSSAS; translated from the exons ATGGAATACAGCAATTGGGCTGAATCGCTTCAAACCGAAACCCCACTCCCCTCTTTCCCACAACCCTCATCCTCATATCCTCCTACCTATTACCCCTCTTACCCTCAAAACCCTAacccctcttcttcttcttcttcttctcttcccaTCAACCCTCCCGGGGTTGATCCCCAAACACCATTGAACCCTATTAGCTATGCGGCTCATGAACCCGTTCCCGCTTTGATCTACGCTCAGAGACTTGTTGGGGATAATTCGTCTTCTGGGTATTGCTTGGACCAGAATTGGGCTGCTAGAGATGCTGTTAGGCAATTTGGTACTGACCCTACTCTCTATGCACCT GGCATCTCTTTGCCATCCAATGGCTCAGAACAGTTGGCTATGGCAAATCCTAGTAGCTCTCTGTGGTGGACAAATACCACAACTCTACCTCATGTCAATGGAATACTGAAGAAGAACCAAAAGAAAGCTAAAACTAAGATTGTGCAACCTGCATTTTGTGAAGTTTGCAAGATAGAATGCACCAGCAAGGACGTTTTGGACCAGCATAAATTAGGAAAGAAGCACAAGAAGAACGTGGAGAAATTAAGGGAATCATTGACACCTACCCAAGTTCAACCATCTGTGTCATCTAAGCCTTTAATAGGACCCCAATTACCGGATGATAAGAGCAAGTCCACAAGTGGGAATAAGagtaagagaaaaaaagttgaaactGCAGAGGAtttggagaaaaagaaaatgaaagttcTTGAGGGTGGGGCAGCAGCTTCAGCAGTTAAGATATGTGCTATATGTAACGTGGTGTGTAATAGTGAGACAGTTTATAACTATCATCTTGCAGGACAAAAGCATGCTGCTATGCTGAAGAAAGCATCGGGCCATATGCAATCCAGTGCCAGTTGA